A segment of the Curtobacterium sp. MCSS17_007 genome:
GTGCAGGTCATCGGCACCCGCTGGGGCCTGTTCGTCACCTACCTGACGTTCGCCCTGCCGTTCTCGACCTGGGTGATGGTGACGTACCTGCGCGGCCTGCCGAAGGAGCTCGAGGAGGCGGCCCGCATCGACGGCGCCTCGAGCACCCGCATCCTGCGGAGCGTCGTCCTGCCGCTCTCGTGGCCCGGCATCGTCGTGTCCGCGATCTTCGCCTTCCTGCTCGGCTGGAACGACGTGCTCTTCAGCACGATCATGACGACCCCGAACACCCGCACCGTCGCGGTGGTGCTGCAGGTGCTCGGCACCACGCAGGAGGGCGGCGCCGTGCCGATCTACGGCCAGATGATGGCCGCCTCGATCGTCTGCGCGGTGCCGGTCGTCGCGCTCTACCTGATCTTCCAGCGCTACCTGGTCGGCGGCCTGACCGCCGGCTCCGTCAAGTGACGAGTCCGCCGGCTCCGCCGAGGAGCGCACGCAACCACACGACGGACGGGAGGCGCGCCTCGGCCCCGCCACGCGCCTCCCGTCCGACACAGGAAGGAACGCAATGACCCAGCCAACGTGGGAACTCTCCGGCTTCGGTGACGAGATCGACGCCGACCCGGCGGTCCAGGTCGCCGTGCTGCAGGCGCTCGGCGCCAGCGCGATCGAGGTGCGGAGCGCCTGGGGCGTGAACGTCGTCGACCTCGACGACGACCAGCTCGCCGGCCTCCACCGTGTGTTCGAGGAGCGCGGGCAGACCGTCTCCGCCATCGCCTCGCCGATCGGCAAGGTCGTCGTCGACCGGCCCGTCGAGCACGAGGTGGAGCGGCTCGGCCGCGCGATCGCGGCCGCGCACGCCCTCGGGACGACGAACATCCGGATCTTCTCGTTCTACTTCGACGGCCGCACCGCGGACGAGGTGCGCGACGTCGTCATGGTCCGGATGCGCGCGCTCGCCGACCTCGCCGAGCGCGAGGGCGTCACCCTGCTGCACGAGAACGAGAAGGACATCTACGGCGACGTGCCCGAGCGCGTGCTCGACATCGTCGAGAGCGTCGGGTCGTCGTCGCTCCGGCTCGCGTGGGACAACGCGAACTACGTGCAGTGCGGCGTCCGACCCTTCACCGACGGCTGGGAACAGCTCGCGCCGTACGTCGACTACCTGCAGGTCAAGGACGCCCTGGCCGCCGACGCATCCGTCGTGCCGGCGGGGGAGGGCGACGGCGAGTTGCTGGAGACGCTCACCGCCCTCCGCGACGCCGGGTACTCCGGGTACGCCTCGCTCGAGCCGCACCTGACCGACGTGAACAGCCTCGGCGGGTTCTCCGGACCCGCCGCCTTCGGCCGTGCCGGCCGCGCCTTCCGCTCCCTCACCGACCAGATCGGAGTCACCCTGCGATGACCACTCCACCCGAGCCCTCCCGTCCGCTCCGCTTGGCGGTCGTCGGCGCCGGCGTCATCGGACGCCACCACGCCCGCGTCGCCGTGCAGCACCCGGACCTGGAGGTCGTCGCCCTCGTCGACGCCGTCCCCGCAGCCGCCACGGGCGCGGCCGACGAGGTCGAGGCGACGGGCGCCGACCGGCCGATCACCACCGCGACCATCGAGGACGCCATCGCGCAGACCGACATCGACGTCGTCGCGATCTGCTCCCCGTCCGGCATGCACGTCCAGTTGGCCGAGGCGGCGCTCGCCGCGGGCAAGCACGTCGTCATCGAGAAGCCGCTCGACACCACGATGCCCCGGGCCCGCCAGATCGCGGCGCTCGCCGCCGACGCCCGGTCACGGGGACTCGTCACGAGCGTGATCAGCCAGCACCGCTTCGACCCGGCCTCGGTCGCGGTCGCGGGAGCCGCGCGCGGCGGCGGCTTCGGCACCGTGACCTCCGGCGTCGCGAGCGTCGCCTGGTACCGCTCGCAGGGCTACTACGACTCGGGCGACTGGCGCGGCACCTGGTCGCTCGACGGTGGCGGTGCGGTGATGAACCAGGGCGTGCACACCGTCGACCTGCTCGTCTGGGCGCTCGGCCGGCCGGAGGAGATCTCGGCGCAGGTCGGGCTCCTCGCGCACGACCGCATCGAGGTCGAGGACACGGCGGTCGCCACCGTGCGGTTCCGGAACGGCGCCCTCGGGGTGATCCACTGCACGACCGCCGCCTACCCGGGACTCTCCGCGCGCTACGCGGTGTACGGCACCCACGGGTCGGCGATCGTCGACGACGACCGGCTCGCGTACTTCCACGTCGCCCCGGACACGGCGACGCTCGAGTCCGCGTCGACCACGGCGAACGCCACCGCGGTCGCCGACGCCGTCGACCAGAAGCACGACGTCGTCCCGCCGGAGCACGTCGTCGGCGGCCCGGCCGAGCCCGACCACTTCGCTGCCGGGCACGCCCGCCAGTACACGGACATCGTCGCCGCGATCCGCGAGGGCCGCGACCCCGGCGTCACCGTCGACGACGCCCTCGTGTCGCTCGCCACCGTCCGCGGGCTGTACGTCAGCGCGACGCTCGGGCAGCCGGTGCGGATCGACGACGTCATCGAGGGGCGGTACGACGACGTCGAACCCGTCGTCGCTCCCCGGGAAGGAGCAGTCCGGTGAGGTTCTCCGTGTTCACCGCGTCGACGCCCGACTGGACCCCGACGCAGGCAGCCACGACCCTGGCCGAGCAGGGCTGGGACGGCATCGAGTGGCGCATCGTCGACGACCGCACCGAGGACGGCTCCTCCGGCTTCTGGGCCGGCAACCGCTCGACGTGGCAGTTCACCGGCATCGCGGACCGGGTCGGCGAGATCGCCCGCACCACCGAGGCAGCCGGCCTCGAGTACTCGGGCATCGGTGGGTACCAGCCGGTGTCCGACCACGAGGGCGTCGAGACGATGCTCCGGGTGACGAGCGAACTCGGCGCGCGCCAGGTGCGTCTGACCATGCCCTGGTACCGGCGCGAGCGGGAGCGGACGGGTGCCACGTACGGCGAGCTCTTCGACCGCACGCGCGCCGACCTCGAGTGGGCGGCGGCGCGTGCGGCCGACCTCGGCGTCAAGGCGCTCGTCGAGCTGCACCACATGACGATCACGCCGTCGGCGTCCGCCGCACTCCGGCTGGTGGACGGCCTCGACCCCGAGCACGTCGGCGTCATCCACGACCTCGGCAACCTCGTCATCGAGGGGCAGGAGGACCACCTCGCCGCGTTCGAGCTCCTCGGGCCGTACCTCGCGCACGCGCACGTCAAGAACGCCCGCTGGGTCGACACCGGCGAGACCCGTGCCGACGGCAGCCGGATCTGGCGGAACGAGTGGGCCCCGCTCCGCGACGGCCAGGCGTCCGTGTCCGAGTACCTCGACGCCCTGCGGCAGCACGGCTACGACGGCTGGGTCACCATCGAGGACTTCTCCACCGACATGCCGCTCGCCGAGCGCACCGCCGACAACCTGGCCTACCTGCGCTCCCTGGTCCCGGTGACGGCATGAGCCGTCGTCCCGGCGTCGTCCACCTCGGCGTGGGGGCCTTCGCACGCGCCCACCTCGCCTGGTACACGCTCCGCGCGAGCGGCGAAGTGTGGGGGATCACCGCGTTCACCGGTCGGTCCGCTGCGGCGGCGGAGGCGCTCGCCGCACAGGACTGCCGCTACACGCTGGTGACCCGCGCAGCCGACGGCGACACCGCCGAGGTGGTCGACACGATCGTGGCCGCCCACCCCGGCAGCGACGACACGGCCTGGAGGCGCGTGGTCGCGTCCCCGGGGACGACCATCATCACGCTGACGGTCACCGAGGCCGGCTACCGGGCCGACTCGGCCATCCCGGCCCGTCTCGTCGACGGGCTCGCCGCCCGCCGGGCCGCCGGCGGCGGCCGGATCGCGCTGGTGTCGCTCGACAACCTGACGCACAACGGCGAGGTGCTCCGCGACGCCGTGCTCGGGGCGACGGACGACCCGGCGCTCCGGTCGTGGATCGCGTCGACGGTCGCCTTCCCGTCGTCGATGGTCGACCGGATCACACCCGCCACCACCGCTTCCGACCTCGAGGAGATCAGGGACCTGCCCGGGGCGCTCGACGGCGACCGCGTGCCGGTGGTCACGGAGCCCTTCGCCGAGTGGGTGCTCGAGGACGTCTTCGACGGCATCGACCGTCCCGCGTGGGAGACGGCCGGCGTCCGGCTCGTGCCCGACGTCACCCCCTACGAGCAGCGGAAGCTCTGGCTGCTCAACGGGTCGCACTCGCTCCTGGCGTACCTCGGGCTGCTGCTCGGCCACGAGACCGTCGCGTCCGCGATGGACGACCCGCGGTGCAGGAGTGCCGTGGAGCAGCTCTGGGACGAGGCCGCCGCCGAGCTCCCGCTGCCCGCCGACGAGGTCACCGCTGCGCGGGCCGCGCTCGTCGAGCGCTTCGCGAACCCGCGCATCCGGCACACCCTGCGGCAGATCGCCGCAGGCGGCTCGCAGAAGCTGCCCGTCCGCGTCGTCGACGTCCTGCGTCGGCGACTCGAGCGGGACCCGGAGGCGGGCGTCGGTCCGGGAGCCGCGACCCTGCTCGCCGCCTGGTGGCTGCACTGCACCACGCAGCCCGAGCTGGTGGACGACACCGGAGCGCCCGGGCCAGACTCGGACGTGCACGACGTCCTGGGGGTCGTCGCGCCCGACCTCGACACCACCCCCGTGGTGGCCGCCGTCACCGCGGCCGCCGAGCGCATCCGCACCGCCGCGGCACCCGCACGCGGCACCGTCGACGAAGGAGTCCACGCATGACCGACACCGGCACCACGAACCCGGCCGCCCCCGTCCCCGGGGCGGCCGACGGCGGAGCGGCGACGGACCCGACGGCCGGTCGCCCCGACACCTGGGCGTCGACCGACCGCGGGCAGCTCATCGACCGGGCCGAGGTCATCGTCACGAGCCCGGACCGGAACTTCGTCACCCTGAAGGTCACGACCGTCGACGGCGTCACCGGTCTCGGCGACGCGACCCTGAACGGCCGCGAGCTCGCCGTGGCCGCCTACCTGTCCGAGCACGTCGTGCCGCTGCTCGCGGGCCGCGATGCCAGCCGCATCGAGGACGCCTGGCAGTTCCTGTACCGCTCGTCGTACTGGCGTCGGGGCCCCGTCACGATGGCCGCGATCGCCGCCGTCGACATGGCCCTCTGGGACATCAAGGCCAAGGTCGCCGGGATGCCGCTCTACCAGCTGCTCGGCGGTGCGTCGCGCACGGGGCTCATGGCGTACGGGCACGCCTCGGGCAAGGAGCTCCCGGAGCTGTTCGACTCGATCCGCGAGCACCAGGCCGAGGGCTACCGGTCCATCCGCGTGCAGACGGGCGTCCCCGGGCTCGAGAGCATCTACGGCATCGCGTCGAACAGGACGACCGAGGGCAACGCCGGCGTCCGGTACGACTTCGAGCCCGCGCAGCGCGGAGCGTTCCCGGCGATGGAGGACTGGGACACCCGGGCCTACCTGCGACACGTGCCGACCGTGTTCGAGGCCGTCCGCAACGAGTTCGGCCCCGAGCTGCCGCTCCTGCACGACGGCCACCACCGGATGACCCCGCTGCAGGCCGCCAAGCTCGGCAAGAGCCTGGAGCCGTACGACCTGTTCTGGCTCGAGGACTGCACCCCCGCCGAGAACCAGGAGGCGCTCAAGCTCGTCCGGCAGCACACCACGACGCCGCTCGCGATCGGCGAGGTGTTCAACACCATCTGGGACTTCAAGGACATCATCCGCGACCAGCTCATCGACTACGTGCGCGGTGCCGTGACCCACATGGGCGGCGTCACCCCGCTGCGCAAGACGATGGACTACGCAGCGCTGTACCAGGTCAGGTCCGGGTTCCACGGGCCGACCGACATCTCGCCCGTGGGGCTCGCGGCGCAGATGCACCTCGGCATGGCGATCCACAACTTCGGCATCCAGGAGTACATGCAGCACGGGCCGCGGACGAACCGGGTGTTCCGGCAGACCTTCACCTTCACGGACGGGTACCTGCACCCGGGCGACGAGCCGGGCCTCGGGGTGACGCTCGACGTCGACGAGGCGGGGAAGTACCCGTACGAGCAGGCCTACCTGCCGTTCAACCGCCTGGCCGACGGGACCGTGCACGACTGGTAGTCCCACTCCGCAGCACGGGCATGCTGGGGGCATGGAGTTCGCGGACGTGGCGAGGGAACTGCTCCTCGTCGCGCCCGCGGACTTCGTGCGGGAACGCACC
Coding sequences within it:
- a CDS encoding sugar phosphate isomerase/epimerase family protein — encoded protein: MTQPTWELSGFGDEIDADPAVQVAVLQALGASAIEVRSAWGVNVVDLDDDQLAGLHRVFEERGQTVSAIASPIGKVVVDRPVEHEVERLGRAIAAAHALGTTNIRIFSFYFDGRTADEVRDVVMVRMRALADLAEREGVTLLHENEKDIYGDVPERVLDIVESVGSSSLRLAWDNANYVQCGVRPFTDGWEQLAPYVDYLQVKDALAADASVVPAGEGDGELLETLTALRDAGYSGYASLEPHLTDVNSLGGFSGPAAFGRAGRAFRSLTDQIGVTLR
- a CDS encoding Gfo/Idh/MocA family oxidoreductase produces the protein MTTPPEPSRPLRLAVVGAGVIGRHHARVAVQHPDLEVVALVDAVPAAATGAADEVEATGADRPITTATIEDAIAQTDIDVVAICSPSGMHVQLAEAALAAGKHVVIEKPLDTTMPRARQIAALAADARSRGLVTSVISQHRFDPASVAVAGAARGGGFGTVTSGVASVAWYRSQGYYDSGDWRGTWSLDGGGAVMNQGVHTVDLLVWALGRPEEISAQVGLLAHDRIEVEDTAVATVRFRNGALGVIHCTTAAYPGLSARYAVYGTHGSAIVDDDRLAYFHVAPDTATLESASTTANATAVADAVDQKHDVVPPEHVVGGPAEPDHFAAGHARQYTDIVAAIREGRDPGVTVDDALVSLATVRGLYVSATLGQPVRIDDVIEGRYDDVEPVVAPREGAVR
- a CDS encoding sugar phosphate isomerase/epimerase family protein, translating into MRFSVFTASTPDWTPTQAATTLAEQGWDGIEWRIVDDRTEDGSSGFWAGNRSTWQFTGIADRVGEIARTTEAAGLEYSGIGGYQPVSDHEGVETMLRVTSELGARQVRLTMPWYRRERERTGATYGELFDRTRADLEWAAARAADLGVKALVELHHMTITPSASAALRLVDGLDPEHVGVIHDLGNLVIEGQEDHLAAFELLGPYLAHAHVKNARWVDTGETRADGSRIWRNEWAPLRDGQASVSEYLDALRQHGYDGWVTIEDFSTDMPLAERTADNLAYLRSLVPVTA
- a CDS encoding mannitol dehydrogenase family protein; the encoded protein is MSRRPGVVHLGVGAFARAHLAWYTLRASGEVWGITAFTGRSAAAAEALAAQDCRYTLVTRAADGDTAEVVDTIVAAHPGSDDTAWRRVVASPGTTIITLTVTEAGYRADSAIPARLVDGLAARRAAGGGRIALVSLDNLTHNGEVLRDAVLGATDDPALRSWIASTVAFPSSMVDRITPATTASDLEEIRDLPGALDGDRVPVVTEPFAEWVLEDVFDGIDRPAWETAGVRLVPDVTPYEQRKLWLLNGSHSLLAYLGLLLGHETVASAMDDPRCRSAVEQLWDEAAAELPLPADEVTAARAALVERFANPRIRHTLRQIAAGGSQKLPVRVVDVLRRRLERDPEAGVGPGAATLLAAWWLHCTTQPELVDDTGAPGPDSDVHDVLGVVAPDLDTTPVVAAVTAAAERIRTAAAPARGTVDEGVHA
- the manD gene encoding D-mannonate dehydratase ManD; protein product: MTDTGTTNPAAPVPGAADGGAATDPTAGRPDTWASTDRGQLIDRAEVIVTSPDRNFVTLKVTTVDGVTGLGDATLNGRELAVAAYLSEHVVPLLAGRDASRIEDAWQFLYRSSYWRRGPVTMAAIAAVDMALWDIKAKVAGMPLYQLLGGASRTGLMAYGHASGKELPELFDSIREHQAEGYRSIRVQTGVPGLESIYGIASNRTTEGNAGVRYDFEPAQRGAFPAMEDWDTRAYLRHVPTVFEAVRNEFGPELPLLHDGHHRMTPLQAAKLGKSLEPYDLFWLEDCTPAENQEALKLVRQHTTTPLAIGEVFNTIWDFKDIIRDQLIDYVRGAVTHMGGVTPLRKTMDYAALYQVRSGFHGPTDISPVGLAAQMHLGMAIHNFGIQEYMQHGPRTNRVFRQTFTFTDGYLHPGDEPGLGVTLDVDEAGKYPYEQAYLPFNRLADGTVHDW